The Streptomyces tubercidicus DNA segment CGGCGTCCTGCCCTCGCACCGTCGCCAGGGCGTGCTCCGCGCGATGATGCGGCATCAGCTCACCGAGCTGCGGGCCCGCGGGGAGTTCCTCTCCGTACTGCTGGCCTCTGAGGCGATGATCTACCGCAGGTTCGGCTACGGACCGGCGACCTACACGCAGCGGCTGACGGTGCCGCGCCACCGGGCCGCCCTCGCCCTCCCCCGGGCGCGCGGATCAGCCGACAACCCGGCGACCGGCTCCGACACCGGCCCGGACACCGGCTCCATCGAGCTGCTGCGGCGTGCCGAATGCGGCGACATCCTGGAGGAGATCTACGACCGCTACCGCCGCGCCCAGCCCGGCGCGCTGTCCCGGCCGCACCGCTGGTGGGCCCAGCGCGCGGGGCAGCCCCCGCTCTCACCGGCACCGCGCTACATCGCCGTCCACCGTGACGCCGACGGCCTCCCTGACGGCTACGCCAGCTACTCGCTCGGCGAGCACGAGACCCTGACGGTCGACGAGACCATCACCACCGACGACGCCGTCTTCACCGCCCTGGCCCGGTTCGTGCTCGGACACGACCTGGTCCGTCAGGTCGTGTTCAAGCACGTCCCGCCCGATCACCCGCTGCGCTGGCAGCTCGCGGACTTCCGCGCCGGCGAGGTGAGCGACGACACCGACTGGCTCTGGGTACGGCTGCTGGACGTACCGCGTGCGCTGACCGCCCGCAGCTGGTTCATGGACGGCGAACTCGTCCTCGACGTCGACGACCCCTTCCTCGGCGAGCACGGCCGCTACCTGCTGACCATCCGGGACGGCAAGGCCGACTGCCACCCGACGGACCGGGAGCCCGACCTGTCCCTGGACATCAGCGACTTGGGCTCGGTCTACCTGGGCGGCACCGCCCCGAGCACCCTCATACGTGCCGGACACATCCGCGCCCACCATCCTGGCGCGGCCC contains these protein-coding regions:
- a CDS encoding GNAT family N-acetyltransferase yields the protein MEIRPTTDQDLDVFVDTLHGAFGRFPETPTAGGGRWWSALEMDRNLLAMAADGRPVGTAGAYSFELTLPGDTIAPAAGVTAVGVLPSHRRQGVLRAMMRHQLTELRARGEFLSVLLASEAMIYRRFGYGPATYTQRLTVPRHRAALALPRARGSADNPATGSDTGPDTGSIELLRRAECGDILEEIYDRYRRAQPGALSRPHRWWAQRAGQPPLSPAPRYIAVHRDADGLPDGYASYSLGEHETLTVDETITTDDAVFTALARFVLGHDLVRQVVFKHVPPDHPLRWQLADFRAGEVSDDTDWLWVRLLDVPRALTARSWFMDGELVLDVDDPFLGEHGRYLLTIRDGKADCHPTDREPDLSLDISDLGSVYLGGTAPSTLIRAGHIRAHHPGAAPLADALFRTGRSPHCLHWF